In Paenibacillus stellifer, the DNA window TTTCAGCTTCACCGCCTGCCCGTTGATGGTGAACACGCCGCCTTGAATCGATATTTCCCGGAATCCCACGGCAAAATGCAGCACCTCCCCGCCTGCGCTCACATACAGGTGGTACAGGTACGGATGCTCCGCATTCCACAGCACGGGATGGCTGACGCGGAGCTTAAGCGTTCCCAGGCCGTCGATTACTGCCTGTGCGGTTCCCAGCGTGACGCCGTCTCCATCCCGAAGTTCGGCTTCGACTTCCAGACTTCCGGTTGTCCCGATTTCGCAGTCCAGCGCCGCTTCATCATAGCCCGCCGACAGAGATGTGCGGTTGAATACATCAGTGATGTGGGCGGATTCCCGGGCAAGCAGATAGACATCCCGAAAAATGCCGGAGAATCTCCACAGATCCTGATCCTCCAGATAACTGCCGTCGCACCATTTCAGCACCATGACGGTCATCCGGTTCACACCGGGACGCACATAGGATGAAATATTGAATTCAGCGGGCATCCGGCTTCCTTGGCTGTAGCCGATGAACTGACCGTTCACCCACAGGTAGAAGCAGGAGTTGACTCCTTCGAACACCGCGTATTTCTCCTTGCCTTCCCACTTGTCCGGGAGCGAGAACTCCCGGACATACACGCCGGCGGGGTTCTCGTTCGGCACGAAAGGAGGATCGAACGGAAACGGATAATTGATGTTCGTGTAATGCAGCTGGTCGTAACCGTTCGTCTGCCAGCAGGAAGGCACGGTCAGATCATCCCAGCCGCCGGTGTCGCAGTCCGTAGTCACGCATTCTTCCTTCACTTCCGAGACGCTGCTGTGGTATTTGAACTTCCAGCGCCCGTTCAGCGTTACATAATACGGGGAGCGCCCCCGCTTCCGGCTTCGCGCATCCGCAGCGGATGCATAGGGGATATAGTAAGCTCTCGCCGCTTCCCTGTTGATTTGCAGCAACTCGGGATCTTCCCAGTACTTTGGAACAAATGACATAACCATCCTCCTGAGCTTGTTGGCTTATTGGCTTTTTGAATTATTGGCCGCCCACTTGTTAGCCTTATGATTGATTGGCTTTCTGGCTTCTTGACTTGCCTTCCCACTGGCTTGTTAACCGGCTTCTACCATTCCGCAATGCTGCCGTCCCGGTGACGCCACACCGGATTTCGCCAGCGATGCCCCGTCTTGGCCATCTCGCGGACATATTCCTCATTGACCGTTATGCCCAGACCTGGTCCGTCCGGAATCCGGACATGTCCGTCGCTGTAGGCAAAGACCGAAGGGTCGGTGATATAATCCAGCAGATCATTGCCTTGATTATAATGGATGCCGAGGCTTTGTTCCTGAATAACGGCATTGTATGAAGCCGCGTCGACCTGCAAGCAGGCAGCCAGCGCGATCGGCCCCAGCGGGCAGTGCGGAGCGACCGCCACATCGAACGCCTCGGCCATGGCGAAGATTTTTTTGCACTCGGTGATGCCTCCGGCATGGGACAGATCGGGCTGAATGATATCGACTACCCCATCCATCAGCAGATGCTTGAAATCCCAGCGCGAGAACATGCGCTCACCTGTCGCAATCGGCGCACTCGTATGAGCCGCGATGTCCCGCAGCGCTTCATTATTCTCCGGCAGCACCGGCTCTTCAATGAACATCAGGCGGTAGGGATCAAGCTCCCGGGCCAACACCCGGGCCATCGGCTTATGCAGCCGTCCATGAAAATCAACGGCTATGCCGAACTCCGGCCCACAGGCTTCGCGGATGGCGGCGACCCGCTCGACGACGGCGTTTACCTTGTCATGCGTATCGATGAACTGCATTTCCTCCGAGGCGTTCATCTTGATCGCCGTGAAGCCTGCGGCCTTCTTCTCCAGAGCCGCCTGGACGACATCGATCGGACGGTCGCCGCCGATCCAGGAATAGACCCGCATCGTGCTGCGGCAGGCGCCGCCGAGCAGCTGGTACACGGGCGCGTTGAAGGCCTTGCCTTTGATGTCCCACAGCGCCTGGTCGATTCCGGCGATTGCGCTCATCAGAATCGGACCGCCCCGGTAAAATCCGCCCCGGTACATCGTCTGCCACAGATCCTCAATCCGCTGAGGGTCCTGCCCGATCAAATAATCCATCATTTCCTCAACGGCGGCCTGCACCGTATGCGCCTTGCCTTCGACCACCGGCTCACCCCAGCCCGAGATGCCCTCGTCCGTGTCTATCTTCAGAAACAGCCAGCGCGGAGGTACGATAAACGTTTCATATCCTGTAATTTTCATGGCATTAAGCTCCTTTGGCTCTTGTTCTTCTGGCCTTGTCAACCTCTTCGGCAAAACGGCGCGCCATCTCTGTCAGCTTCCCGTACTCTCCCCGCGCTGCCGCCTGCCGGTCCACGAGAGCGCTTCCCAGACCGAGCGCGACCGCTCCGGCGGCAATATACGAGCCAGCATTGTCCAGCGTCACGCCTCCTGTCGGCATCATCCTGAGATGCCCAAGCGGCCCCTGCAATTCCTTGATGTAGGAAGCGCCCAGCGAACTGCCGGGGAACAGCTTCAGCAGATCAGCCCCCGCTTCATGCGCCCTGACAATCTCCGTCGGCGTCATCACGCCGGGAATGGCAATCCGCCCTGCATTTACGGTCAGCTCCACAATATGCTCATTCAAATTGGGCGAAAAAATAAAGTCGGCCCCCGCTGCAATTGCCCGCTCGGCCTGCGCCGCCTCCAGCACCGTTCCGGCTCCCACCAGCAGCCGTTCCCCGTACTTCGCCTTCAGCTCCGCTATCAGCCGGTTCACCTCCGGCGTATCGGCCGTTATCTCCAGCGCGCCCACGCCGCCTGCGGCCAGCGCTTCCGCGATCCCCGCGACATGCTCCAGCTCCGGGCGGCGGATGACCGCCACAAGTCCCGAAGCGATAAGCTGTTCAATCCGGCTCTCCTTGTCCATGTCCTTCCTCCTTCTGATTGATGGATCTCGATTGCATCCCCCTTACCGGGTTATATCTTCGCTGGCCGCTCCTCCTGCCAGGAGCCGCTCGACTTCATGCCGTGTCGGCAGGCCCTCCACATCGCCGCTGACTCCCACCACAATGGAGCCGACCGCATTGGCGCGCCGGACGGCTGCCGGCAGCTTCTCGCCCAGCAGCAGGCCGCTTATAAATCCGGCGGCGAAGCCGTCTCCGGCGCCCATCGGATCAATTAGCCGCCTTACCGGGAAGCCCGGCTCATATCCGGAGCTCTCGCCGCTGCGGTAATACGCACCAGCGCCGCCGAGCTTGATGACAACCGCTCCAGCGCCGCCTTCCAGAAGGCGCTCCGCGATCTCCTCCGGCGTATGACCTCCCGTCAGGAACCGGCCCTCCTCAACGCCGGGCAGCACATAATCGGCCAGCCCCGCCATTGCGCCGAGCACCTCCCCGGCTTCTTCTCTGTTCCAGAGCTTCCAGCGGATATTGGGGTCAAATACAATCGCTGTTCCATGCTTCTTCGCCGTTTCCATCGCCCGAAAGGTCAGCTTACGGCACTCCGGACTAAGCGCGGGTGTTATGCCGGTGACATGCAGAATGCGCGCTTTTGCCACATAAGCTTCATTTAGTTCGCGCTCATTCATCAGACTGGCTGCCGATTGGCGGCGATAGTAGTACACCTGGATGCGGTCCGGAGAGATTTGTTCTTTGAAGAACACCCCCGTCGGCGCCTCGTCCGTCGTCCGCACCTCTGAAGTATCTACGCCATGGCCTGTGATGAACTGCCGGACATAGCGTCCGAACGGATCGTTCCCGAGCTTGCTGAACCATCCTGCGCGATGTCCCATACGGGCAAGCCCGATCGCCACATTGCTCTCCGCGCCCGCCACATGCTTGTGAAAGCCGTCCACATACTCCAGGGGAGCCATTCGGTCCGCCGCAAGCTGAACCATGGTTTCGCCGAAGGTAACAACCTCCATCTCCTTCCTCCTCACCTGTTAATGAATAGATGTCCACTAAATCAAAGATCATATCTTTAGTTATAAAAAGCAGCATTCTCATCCCGTATATTCGAAAAAACTTATGATTTCCTAGTTATTTTACGAAAAACCATAGAATTAAGCGCTGCTATTAGTCGTTTTATTTATAATGATACGATCTTTGTGTTACAATCATATTATCTTATCTGCAGGCAGTCAATACTAATCTCTTATCTTCATCGGACCTGTGCTAAAATAAGGGCATTCATTCCAAGACAAGGGCGGACAAATATGAAACAGACCAAACAAACCGCGTTTCAGGCTACGATGGAGCTTATGAAACTGAAAATCCAGAACGGAGAATGGGCGCCGGGCGACCGCCTCCCCACTCTGCAGCAGCTTGCCGCCGATTTCTCCGTCAGCGTCACCACCGTCCGCGAAGCGCTGCGGATACTGGAGAGCCAGGGCAATGTCAGCATCGAACACGGGCGTGGCATGTATGTGCGGAACGACCCGCTGCTCCTGGATGATCCGGCGGCGGCGCTCAAGGAACTTGAGGATATCTCGCTCGTCGACCTTCTGGAGGCCCGGCTGCTG includes these proteins:
- the dgoD gene encoding galactonate dehydratase; its protein translation is MKITGYETFIVPPRWLFLKIDTDEGISGWGEPVVEGKAHTVQAAVEEMMDYLIGQDPQRIEDLWQTMYRGGFYRGGPILMSAIAGIDQALWDIKGKAFNAPVYQLLGGACRSTMRVYSWIGGDRPIDVVQAALEKKAAGFTAIKMNASEEMQFIDTHDKVNAVVERVAAIREACGPEFGIAVDFHGRLHKPMARVLARELDPYRLMFIEEPVLPENNEALRDIAAHTSAPIATGERMFSRWDFKHLLMDGVVDIIQPDLSHAGGITECKKIFAMAEAFDVAVAPHCPLGPIALAACLQVDAASYNAVIQEQSLGIHYNQGNDLLDYITDPSVFAYSDGHVRIPDGPGLGITVNEEYVREMAKTGHRWRNPVWRHRDGSIAEW
- a CDS encoding bifunctional 4-hydroxy-2-oxoglutarate aldolase/2-dehydro-3-deoxy-phosphogluconate aldolase; translated protein: MDKESRIEQLIASGLVAVIRRPELEHVAGIAEALAAGGVGALEITADTPEVNRLIAELKAKYGERLLVGAGTVLEAAQAERAIAAGADFIFSPNLNEHIVELTVNAGRIAIPGVMTPTEIVRAHEAGADLLKLFPGSSLGASYIKELQGPLGHLRMMPTGGVTLDNAGSYIAAGAVALGLGSALVDRQAAARGEYGKLTEMARRFAEEVDKARRTRAKGA
- a CDS encoding sugar kinase; its protein translation is MEVVTFGETMVQLAADRMAPLEYVDGFHKHVAGAESNVAIGLARMGHRAGWFSKLGNDPFGRYVRQFITGHGVDTSEVRTTDEAPTGVFFKEQISPDRIQVYYYRRQSAASLMNERELNEAYVAKARILHVTGITPALSPECRKLTFRAMETAKKHGTAIVFDPNIRWKLWNREEAGEVLGAMAGLADYVLPGVEEGRFLTGGHTPEEIAERLLEGGAGAVVIKLGGAGAYYRSGESSGYEPGFPVRRLIDPMGAGDGFAAGFISGLLLGEKLPAAVRRANAVGSIVVGVSGDVEGLPTRHEVERLLAGGAASEDITR